A window of Aurantibacillus circumpalustris genomic DNA:
ATATCAAAACATTCTTTTGGTGTTGAAGGAAACAATAAAATATGTTTTGTATCACCATGTGAAGCGTAAGCAGCTTCCATAATATCTGATTGCTGGGTACGTGTTGGCATACCGGTAGAAGGGCCCGTACGTTGAACATCAATTAATACTGCGGGTATTTCTGCAAAATAAGCCAACCCTAAAAATTCATTCATCAAAGAAACTCCAGGCCCACTTGTTGCAGTGAAAGCACGTGCACCATTCCACCCCGCACCAATCACCATTCCAATGGCAGCAAGTTCGTCTTCAGCTTGAACAATTGCTACGTTTCGTTTGCCAGTTGTTTTATCAACTCGTAATGTTGCCGCATAATCCATAAACGCTTCAACTACAGAAGTAGACGGGGTAATTGGATACCAGGCTGCTACTGTTGCTCCTGCATATACGGCTCCTATTCCACAAGCAGAATTACCATCCATCAAAATAGAATCTTTTAAAATGTCCCTCCGTTCAACTCGAAGGTCTAAAGGAAATTTAAAATTTTTCTGAATGTAGTTTTCACCTAATTGTAAGGCTTTTATATTAGCGGGAATTAATTTTTCCTTGCCCTTAAATTGCTCGTCTAATAAATTTTCTAGTTCTTTAAAATCAATATTGAACAATGCCGCTAGTGCTCCAACGTAAATGATATTCTTAAATAATTGGCGCTGACGGGGATCTGTGTAATTCTCGTTACACATATTCATCAACGGAACACCAATATAATTTATGTCTTCACGAATAAATTCCTGACCAAGTTTTTTCGAGCTATCATATAGTAAGTAACCCCCCGACCTTACAGATTCAACGTCTGCCTGCATGCTTTGTGGGTTTACAGCTACTAAAAGATCAATGCCTTCGCGCCTTCCTAAATAACCTTTCTCACTTACACGCACTTCATACCAGGTTGGAAGACCTTGTATGTTGGAAGGGAAAATGTTTTTTGGCGTTACAGGAATTCCCATCCTGAAAATAGCTTTTGTAAATAAATGGTTTGCACTGGCTGAACCTGTACCATTCACATTAGCAAAACGCACTACGAAATTATTAATACCTGATTGGTTTACGGAACCGTCTTGCCCCTCGATTGATTTAGTGTTTAACGACATTCGTTCCTCCCACTTTTGTTACATTATAGAAAAATTTTTGCATATCCCAGGCAGCAGTGGGACAGCGTTCTGCACATAAGCCGCAGTGTAAACAAACGTTTTCATCTTTTACCATTACCCGTTTAGTCGGTAATGTTCCTGAAACGTATAAATCTTGCGAAAGCTCTATGGACGGTGCTTTTAGTTTTGAACGCAAATCAGTTTCAGATTCTTCGTTCTCAACAAAAGTAATACATGCAGTAGGACAAACATCCATACAGGCATCACATTCAATACACTTTGTTTCAGTGAAAACGGTTTGAACATCACAATTTAAGCAGCGTTCAGCCTCATTGCATGCAGTATGCAAATCGAACCCAAGCTCAACTTCTTTTTTAATATTTTTAAGCGTGAGTTTTTTATCTGCTTGTGGCACGACATAGCGCGAATCGTTAGTTACTTCGGAATCATAACTCCATTCATGGATTCCCATCTTTTGGCTCACTAAATTAACGTAAGGCGCTGGCCTTTCCGTTACTTGATCTTTTTGTTGACACATTAAGTGCATAGAAATTGCCGCCTGGTGCCCGTGGGCTACGGCAGTAATTACATTTTTTGGTCCCCAAGCGGCATCACCGCCGAAAAATATTTTTGGATGCGTTGAAGCAAATGTTTTTTCATTCACGATAGGCATTCCCCATTCGTCAAAATCAACTCCAAGATCGCGCTCGATCCAAGGAAAACTATTTTCCTGACCAATTGCAATAAGCACATCATCGGCCTCTACAAAAACTTCTGCTTCTCCAGTTGGAACTAACTTACGTTTACCACCTTCATAAACTGCTTTTACTTTTTCAAAAATCATACCCTTTAATACACCATTTTCTACAACGTATGTTTTTGGAACATGATTGTCCATGATAGGAATATCCTCATGTTGGGCATCTTCTTTTTCCCAAGGCGAGGCTTTCATTTCTGAAAACGGACTTCTAACTAAAACCTTTACCTGTTCTCCACCTAAGCGGCGAGCTGTGCGGCAGCAGTCCATAGCGGTATTTCCACCACCTAACACGATAACTTTTTTTCCGATTTTAGAAGTGTGTTCAAAGGCTACTGAACCAAGCCAATTTATTCCGATATGAATATTTGCTGCGCCTTCTTTTCTTCCGGGAAGTTCAAGATCTTTTCCCCGTGGTGCTCCAGTGCCAACAAATACAGCGTCATACCCGCCGGATAAAATATCTTTTAAGCTTTTTACATAGTCGTTAAAGTGAGTATGAATGCCTAAATCTAAAATGTAATTTACTTCTTCATTTAAAACAGTTTCAGGTAACCGAAATGCAGGAATTTGACTTCTCATAAATCCGCCACCGAGTTTTTGCTGATCGTATAAATGTATTTCGTAACCTTCAGGGGCTAAATCCCTTGCCACTGTTAGTGAGGCAGGGCCCGCTCCTATGAGGGCAACTTTTTTTCCATTCGATTTAAATGGAGCCTGTGGCATCATTTTTTTTACATCGTCTTTATTATCTGCCGCAACACGTTTCAGTCTGCAAATGGCAACAGGTTCTTCTTCCTTTAAACGTCCTCTTCTACAAGCGGGTTCACAAGGGCGATCACAGGTTCTTCCCAATACTCCTGGAAAAACATTAGAGTCCCAATTAATCATATAGGCTTCAGAAAATTTCCCTTCTGCAATTAAACGAATGTACTGAGGTACGGGAGTGTGCGCTGGACAAGCATGTTGACAATCTACAACTTTGTGAAAGTACTCAGGGTCTTGAATATTGGTTGGTTTCAAATTCTAATAGTTTTAGATAAGTTTAAAAACAAATTACTAAATAAAGGTCGAACAATGCAATCAAAAATAGGATATTTTTATCAAAAACAAGCATTTCTTAAAATCTTACCAAAATTCAAAAGTTTGAATGAAAAGGTGGTAAATTAACTCAAATTTCAATCCCAAATAACCAGCCACCTAAAAATTTTGCGAGAATTCATCTTTCCTAAAAGCAACTTCATCTACAAGTAGGTGCTATCAGTCTTATAATAAATTATTTTTTGGGGGAGATCTTCCAAAACCTAGTCTTAGTATAAATAACGTTCATTAAAGTTCTAACAATTATAAAATGTTTAGATATGAAAAATTCAATAATTACTTATCTCCTAGGTTTTTTCTTTTTGATTACATGTTTTAAATCTATCGCAAATACGTATGATAATAGGGATAGTGCGTCCTGCTTACAAGTAGATGGAAAAATTACTAATGCAAATGAAGGTGAAGATGGTTTTTGCACAATTGAACTTATGAGTTCAAATAGAGTTATTACATCAGCAATTTTAAAAGGCGGAAAAAAGACGTTTAAATTTTTACTTGGAAGGGATGTGACTTATACAATTAGAATTTCAAAACCAGGTTATCTGCCTCGTTTGGTATGCATAGACACTAAGATGGATCAAACAGAGGAAGAATTGTATAATTTTTCATTTGAAACAAAGCTTTTAAGTGAAAGAGAATCTACTAAACTAAATAAAGAATACCTCGATTTTCCAATCGCTCTAATTTATTACGATAACAAAAAGGATTGCTTTGTGTATGATAAGAGCTATACGTCAAAAATTAAAAAAGAAATAGTTATGAAGTAGAACTATAAGTTAGTTTTCTTCAGTAACACGGTTGTGTGTTGTGTAGATTGATCGCTTTAATCTTGGGGGGTTATTAAGATCAATCGGAAAAAGCCCTTTTGGTAATGAGGGCTTTTTTTTATTTAAATGCCGATTAGAAACAAGAGGCGATAGTTAGTTTTTTCACCCTTTCTCAGTTTACAATATTAGCATTGCAATAGTTGCAAATTATTTTCTTATTTAATTACCTTTTCCTCAACTAATTGATAAAGAAGTTTTCTCTCTCCCTTATAATTAGCCGTAATAAAAGCATCTGAAATTTTATTTTGCTGCACTATATGCAAGAGTTCTAATGCATCGTTGTAAGTTGTGAAACTACCCATCGTAAATCGTGTGACGCCATCTTTGTCGAGATGCCTAATAATTTTAGGAAGACCAACAATGCCATTGTAATTAAAATTCTCGGAGAAAAGGAATGCCGCTACCTGCACACTATATTTTAAATTATCTGTTACAACATTTCCCATCGAAAGCGCAAACGAATTTTTATCAAAATCATTAACTGTTCTGTTGATTTCTTCTGGGGTTGTGTTTTTGGTTTCAAAAGCCGTCTCATAAGCAGACGAATTAAATTCCGCAAAAACATTCAACACAATAAATGAATCTACATTTATTGTACTGAGTCTAATTATTTTTGGATTAAAAACATCCAAGGTTACAATTAAATCATATTCATCGCCAGAAGCTAAATTACTTAAGAATTTGCCAGTAATTTTGTTTGAATTTATCTTAAACCTTACGTTTTTATTATTAAGTGTTGACCTTATTTCTATTTCCGCTTCGGTTGGTTTGCCGTTTAAGGTTACTAAACCTTCTACCTGCAATAGAGTTACTGGTTTACCAGGTATACCTGGTTCTACTTTATAAACATCCTGACCACCATCTCCACCTTTTTTTTGTGAAGAGTAATAAGCCGTCTTTCCATCAGCGGCAACAGTAAAATAATTGTCATCATTGGTTGTATTAATTGGTTGTCCCAAATTATATGGGCTTTGCCAATCTCCATTAATAAAGTCGCTTCTAAAAATATCATAACCACCTAAACTGTTTTTGTTATTTGAGGAGAAAAATAAAATTCTACTGTCAGAAGTGACAAATGGTGCATCTTCGTCGTACTTAGAGTTAATCTCAGGCCCAAGGTTTGTTATGTTGGCCCACATGTTATCTTTAATTCGTTCTGCATAATATAAATCTTTACCACCGTAACCACCTTTCCGTTCACTGGCAAAAATTATTTTTTCTTCGTTTGGAATGAAACAAGCAGACCCGTCCCATTCTGGACTATTCAGTTTAATTTGCAAAGTCGGTTTTGTCCACTTATCTCCATTTAATTCTGAAAGATAAAGATCCCCCTTTCCTTCACCTCGATTTCTATATACAAAAAGTTCAGTGGCATCGGCATTTAAGCTCACTGCGGCGTCATGAGTGTTTGTGTTAAGTTCTCCAATACCTGTTGGGGTTGACCATAGCGTATCATTCAATTTTCGAGTTATAAAAATATCTTCGTAATATAATTCTATATCATCTATATTACGAATTTTACTCCCTTTCACTTTTTGTTTTCCACCTTTTGAACCTGGACCCCTATAAGTATAAATCATTATTTCACCATTTGACGAAATAAGAGGACAATACTCATTAAACTTTGTGTTGATTGGCATACCTAAATTGCTAATCCTTACAAAACTTTTTTTCTCTTTCAAATCGAGTATATTCTGACAGTGTTGCAAACTCATATTAAGTTCATTTAAATACCTATCATTCTTTAAACCTTTATTTTGCTCAATTTCCAAAGCTTTATTAAAATAGAAAATTGCTGAATCTATGTTTTCGTTTTTAACAAACGCATAAGCTAAATTGTAATTATATCCATTTATTTCACTTTGTTTATCTCTTAAGGCAGTCAAAAAGACAAGTGATTTTTCTCTACTCTCGGGTTCGTGCGAGTAACAAATACCTTTGATATAATTGAGGTAAATTTGATTTTTATCGCTAATTGTCTCAAATAAATCTAACGCTTCTATATATTGAGTTTGAAGAAATTTGATCTTACCTTCCTTAAGAAGCTTTAAGTCATCACTGTTTAGGCCTGTGCTTGCGCTTTCGAACAAAAATTCATCTGCCTGACCATTTATCCCAGTTATAAATATTAAAAAGAAAGAGAGAATAAAAAGAGTTTTTTTTGATGACTTAACTGATTTCATAAATAATTGATGTTAGGCAGGTTTTGCTTTTGCGCCTATGCAAATTTATTAGAAAAGCAAGTTAGAACTCAGTTAATCGGAATAACTTATTAAAAAAACATCGATGAATACCTGTTATTCGTCGATTAATGTTGAAAATTAACCTACAAATACTGAAAATGGCTATTTAGCCATGATAGTTTATCTTGTGAAATACTTTAACTAAATATGGGGAGTATAAGAGAATTTCAAATTGCAGTGCTTTAGAAACTTAGTCGGTTTTTCTGACAACAGAGTAATTTGATATTCAAAATCAGCTCGATAACGCGTAAAATGTCGAGACTTGCTATTTAGATTGTTTTTTCGGAAATTTTTATAGAATCAACGAAAACCCAGCTTCAAAAGTTGTTTTTGCATTATAAATCGTCTTGAATTATTAAAATGACCGTTTGAATGAGTGAATAACTTTGAAAATAGACCTAACTCATCTAATTTTACAATAGATACAAATCGTAATTTAAAGTGATATGTATTACTAAACAAAAAACAACTAGCATGAAAAATCTTTTGAAAACTTTGTCTTTTATTGGTCTGTCGCTGAGTTTGAGTTTAAATGCTCAAACCAGTTCCAATAATGCTAAATCGCAAGTAGGTCTTACGGTATCTGAACCAAGTAATCAGTATAAATCTGCTTATCTTGCTAATCAAGATTTCTTGTCTTCTAATTCTATGAGTGTTTACAAAAATAATTTTGGAGACTCATTAAATGGCTTTAATGAAAATAAGATAAAAAACGAACTGCTTGCTCAAGGAATACCTGGCTGGGAAATTCAAAGTCATATATATGTGTTAAAACGCAGGTTTATAAATAACAAATATGATATAGGGCTAAAACCTGTTTATATGCCTGTAAATAATCCTAATGTTACTACAACAGGTGGAAAAACAATTGGAGGTGGTAACATCGTCAACCTTGCACCATGTGTTAATGAAGGCTTTGAAAGTTCACTTCCAGGGGTTTATACTTCATCCAATGGAGTTACAGGTTGGACTGTATCAAGCCGCCAACAGGATGGAGCTTGTTCGCCTACTGGATGGACTCCGGGAAGCCCTGCTTTTTCTCTAATTGCTACTCCAATAATTTCGTGGGGTACCGTTCCTGGACCAATTATGGGAGTTATTCCTAATTCTCCTTTAGGCGGAACCTTGGTTGCTCAATTGAACAATCATCAAGCCAGTGATTATAATCAAACAAAACTTGCTCAAACTTTCCCTGTTACAAGCAATAATACAGTATTTCAATTTGCATATGCTGGTTACTGGGAAGATCCAGGTTCTGGTCATACTTGTTGTAATGGTAGCGGTACAGCACAACAACCTGGATTTAGCGTTAAAATGTACGATTGTCAAGGTGCTCCATTAGCATGTTCTAATCTTAGTCTTAACCCAGGTTGTCAAAGTGCTGGTGTTAGCTTTTCAGTTGCTTCTAATGGTAACTTATGGTCTAACTGGCAAGTAAAATATATTGATTTAACACCTTACGTTGGTTCATGTATAACCATCGAATTTATTCAATCCGATTGTTCTTTAGGCGGACACTGGGGTAGTTCTCTTATTGATTGCCAATGTGGTGGTCAAATTATTGGTCCGGGTTTAACGGGTCTTGGTGGTTTTGTGGGTGGCCCTGTAAGTTTCTGTTCTGGATCAAATCAAGCACAGATCTCGGCACCAGCAGGTTATCAAACATATCAATGGTATGCTCCAGGAACAGGAAGTATTGCTGCTCCACAAGGCACCATGCAAAACATTACTATTAACAGTCCTATTGCTGGTAGTATATATACTGTACAAATGATTGCTGCGTCTGGCTGCGTTTTCACATCAACAAATGCTATCGCTGTGTCAACTGTTGCTATTGCCGGAGTGGGTACTACATCTACTTGTCCCGGAGGGGCCAGTGGTTCCGCCACGGTCTCGGGTAATGGTAGTGGTACAGGATATAATTATACATGGATAAATACTTTAAATTCAATCACGGTCGGGACAACGGCAATAGCCAGTAATCTCGGGGCGGGAACCTATAGTATTATCATAACAGCTTTAGGTTCTGCGGGCTGTGGGTCTGCGGTCACAACGGTTACGGTGGGCACTGCCCCAGCTGGAATTACTCAGCTATTAAAACCATTTTGTGGCAGCGAGGCTTATTTGGGTACAAATGGAGGTTCGAATTTCCAGTGGTACAATGGATCAACTCCTATTCCTGCTCCACTTGGAACGAATCCGTCTTATACGGTTTCTCCTCCAATTAATGGCTCTATTTACTGGTTATCTTATCTTTCTGCTCAAGGCTGTCAGGATTCGATAAAATACACACTTCTTTCGTCCCCTGCTGGTGCCATTAACATTCCTACGCCAAAGCTTATTTGTCCTGGTGCAAACAACGGACTGGCGCAAATTAATCTTGCCCCTGCAAGTGGTGCCCCTCCGGGTTTTAATTCGTATTACGTTTCTGCAATTGGAACAACACCTCCTTATACTTCGTCGTTGAACCCTACAGCATCTAACACTTATACCTTTGGTGGACTTTCTGCTGGTAGTTATACTGTTAAAGTGTTTGATGGTTCTTGTAAATATGGTGGAAGCTTTAATATAGCGCCTCTAGTGTATAATTTTACTTTGACTCCAGCGTCTACAACTTTATGCCCAGGAAATAGTTTCCAAGCAGCAGTTGTATTTGCTAGTCCTCCATCCTTGAGTCAGTATACTTATTCTTGGACGCCAACTACACATCTTTTTGGTGGTAGTGCTCAAAACGCAATTATCACACCAGTAATACCTGTAGGCACACAAACTACAATTATTTATTCTGTAAAGGTTACGCCTACTTTAGTGGCTTGCCCTATTACCAAAACAATATCTGTTACGGCTATTAATCCTCCTACACCAACTATTACAACTATACCAAATTCATGTAATACGTTTTCGCCGTATAGTATTGTAACAAATCCTCCTGGTGGGGTTTTTAATACTGGAATTACAGGCACTAACAATCCTATCTCTGCTTCTGGCGGTGTTCTCACACCTTCATTGGCATCAAATGGTATTAACACATTTACGTATACTATTACGCAGTATACTTGCTCTGCTAGTAATACTGCTACATATGAAGTAAGTAAATTCTGGTCGTCAGCTTTGAGTTCTAACGTACCTGCACTTTGCGTTACAAATCCTGCTTATAATTTAATGAATATTGTTCAAAGTACCGTTAATGGTACTTGGAAGGGGCAAGTTGCCGGCTCGGTAAATGGAGGCGGAACCTTTTTCAATCCTTCAGTGTTTAATAATTCTTCTTTCCCAACTTCGGGAAGTTATTTGATAACCTACAGTACAAATTCTAGCCCAAATCCTACAGTTTGTCCTTCTACAAGTACACTCAACGTTGTTGTAACTAAAACTACAACACCTTACATTGTACCTATAAATGAGTTTTGTACAAATGCTGGAATAAAGAATATGTCGGTAACACCTTCCGGTGGTGGTTGGTTACCTAATACAAATAATGCGGTTAGTAGTACTGGTCTTCTAACTTGTACTAACGTTCCTGTTCCGGGCTTAGTGGTTACGTACACTGTTGCAGATGGTCCATGTGTGAATACCAATACAACTTCTTTAAAGGTTTCACAACATTACCCTGTTTTATTTAACGGACCAGTAAATAGCTTGTGCTTTAACAGTAGCCCATTTAATTTAATGAGTGTTCTTCAAAGTACTGCTGGTGGCTCATGGAGAGATTCAACGGGAGTTCTAGGTAATAAATTCTACCCATCTAATCTTGCTACTGGAACTTATGTAGCCACGTATCACACAACTTCTTGGCCTACTGCGGGTCTCTGTAATGAAACGAAGACCATTGCTGTTTCAGTATTAAATCCGATTGTTCCAGTCATCACACAGATAGCGACAATTTGTAACAATGCAAGTCCGATTCAAATGTCTGTTACACCAAATACAGGTCATTGGACAGCTTCGCCATATTTAGGGTCAGATGGTGTATTAACGCCTTCGCTTTCTTCTGTTGGTGTTAATGCAGTACAATATGTTGTTGGAACAAGTACGTGTAATGTTCAGGAGACTAAATTTATAAACGTGGAAGCTTTTGTTCCGGCAACCATTGCGAATAAAATACCTGATTTATGTAATACGAGCCCTATTATGAATCTATTGCCATTAACTTTAAGTAGTCAAGGTATATGGAGTGGTACTGGAATATCAGGAACAAGTTTTAATCCCGCTATCGCAGGTTCTGGAAGTTTTATACTAACGCACAAAACTTCGTCATTTCCTAGCGGACTTTGCCCAGATGAGGCCGTAGTTGCAGTGAACGTTTATTCTCTAGCGGCACCTGAATTAAAACAAATCCCAACACTTTGTAATAATGCTTTACCAACTCAAATTCAAGTTAGTCCTGTTGGTGGTTTATTCGGAGGGCCTGATTTAGGGATTGTGAACCTAGGAGGTGTATTTAATCCTGCTTCTGCGATAATTGGAGACAATGTTATTAATTACAGTATCACATCAGGACCTTGTGTGGCTTACGCACAAACTGTTATTAAAGTAGCGAAATTTATTTCAGCAGATTTAGATAAACTACCAGGGCCTTTCTGTAAAAACTCAGAGATTGTTAATTTAAGTAGCTATGTAATTAATCCAGGCGGTAAATGGAGCGTTAAAGCTGGTGCACAAGGCGATGGGTTATTGACTGGAACAAGTATGTTTAATCCTTCACTAGCTAATGAAATCAATACTTTAGAGTACAGAACTTCTCCTGCCGCACCTAACGAAGATTTGTGTCCAGATACTAAAGAAGTAGTTATTGAAGTGAAAAGTGCGAAGGCTTTAGTGTTAAATTCAAGCGCTCAAGGAAGTTGCGCACCAGTTGAAGTTACTTTTAATACACCAAGCACTAATTCTGGTGAATTTATTTGGACTTTTGATGACGGTACTGAACCATTAGTTGAGTTTAACAATAATTCTGGTAGCCATATTTTCACTAAACCAGGTACATATAAGATACAGTTAAATTATAAAGATGATGTTGGCTGTAAGTCTAACTCTGTTACTACTAATGTTGTTTATGTTTATGAGGTTCCAAAAGCAGATTTCACATTTCCTGATGAAATACTTGTTTCAGACCCTCAAATACAGCTTACTAATTTAAGTACTACATTAAGTGATAATAAGTACAGTTGGAAAATTACTGGAGTTGCTCCGGTAACTGTATCTGATGGTTTGAGTCCGTTCGTTGCTCTAACTAAATCTGGTAAATATCAAGTTACTCTTATTGCTACTTCTGTTAACGAATGTAGAGATGAAATCACTAAAACAATTGAAGTTAAAAATGTGTTCAATGTTTTTATACCTAATTCATTCTCTCCTAACTTTGATGGATTAAACGATTACTTTATGCCTACTTTCACAAAAGAAGGATTGGATATGAAGAGTTTTGAAATGGAGATCTTCGATCGTTGGGGTCATTCAATATTCCATACAAAAGATGCTACGGCAAAAGGATGGGATGGCTCAGTTCAAAATAAAGGAGAGCCTTTAAAAGAAGAGGTTTACATCTATAGAATAAAATATAAAGATATGGATGGAAATGCTTACAATAAAATGGGTCACCTATCTTTGGTTAAGTAATTATAAATCTAATTATTAAAAAAGCTGCCTCCATGAGGCAGCTTTTTTTATTTTAATTGGTTCTTTTATTGCTAATTTCCATAAGTAATAAAACCTTATTACCTTTAAAAACAGAACCATTTAAACAGTCTACATAAAATGGTCATTTATAAATATGTCAAAAAATAAAAAACCTCAACGTTATCTCTTTGAAGAAGTACTCGACTTTCTAAAACATAACGATTCTAAAACATTTAACTATAAGCAGCTAGGTGCTGCAATGGAAATAAATAACGATCAGGAACGTCTTCAGCTAATCGAAGCACTTGAGCTTTTAAAGAAACAAGGTTTTGTAATTGAAAAAGAAACTGGCAAATATCAGATAAAGCAAACTAAGCAATACGTTACCGGCACAATTGATTTTACTAGCCAGGGTACTGCGTTTGTGGTATATGATCAAGAACAATCTGATATTTTTGTTCCTGCAAAAAAATCTAAAGATGCACTTCAGGGAGATCTTGTTAAAGTATATTTATTTCCGAAGCGCGGCAGCGGCAGAAGAAGAGAGGGAGAGGTTGTAGAAGTGATCACACGCGCAAAAACAGAATTTGTCGGAACTATAAAAATTA
This region includes:
- a CDS encoding gliding motility-associated C-terminal domain-containing protein is translated as MKNLLKTLSFIGLSLSLSLNAQTSSNNAKSQVGLTVSEPSNQYKSAYLANQDFLSSNSMSVYKNNFGDSLNGFNENKIKNELLAQGIPGWEIQSHIYVLKRRFINNKYDIGLKPVYMPVNNPNVTTTGGKTIGGGNIVNLAPCVNEGFESSLPGVYTSSNGVTGWTVSSRQQDGACSPTGWTPGSPAFSLIATPIISWGTVPGPIMGVIPNSPLGGTLVAQLNNHQASDYNQTKLAQTFPVTSNNTVFQFAYAGYWEDPGSGHTCCNGSGTAQQPGFSVKMYDCQGAPLACSNLSLNPGCQSAGVSFSVASNGNLWSNWQVKYIDLTPYVGSCITIEFIQSDCSLGGHWGSSLIDCQCGGQIIGPGLTGLGGFVGGPVSFCSGSNQAQISAPAGYQTYQWYAPGTGSIAAPQGTMQNITINSPIAGSIYTVQMIAASGCVFTSTNAIAVSTVAIAGVGTTSTCPGGASGSATVSGNGSGTGYNYTWINTLNSITVGTTAIASNLGAGTYSIIITALGSAGCGSAVTTVTVGTAPAGITQLLKPFCGSEAYLGTNGGSNFQWYNGSTPIPAPLGTNPSYTVSPPINGSIYWLSYLSAQGCQDSIKYTLLSSPAGAINIPTPKLICPGANNGLAQINLAPASGAPPGFNSYYVSAIGTTPPYTSSLNPTASNTYTFGGLSAGSYTVKVFDGSCKYGGSFNIAPLVYNFTLTPASTTLCPGNSFQAAVVFASPPSLSQYTYSWTPTTHLFGGSAQNAIITPVIPVGTQTTIIYSVKVTPTLVACPITKTISVTAINPPTPTITTIPNSCNTFSPYSIVTNPPGGVFNTGITGTNNPISASGGVLTPSLASNGINTFTYTITQYTCSASNTATYEVSKFWSSALSSNVPALCVTNPAYNLMNIVQSTVNGTWKGQVAGSVNGGGTFFNPSVFNNSSFPTSGSYLITYSTNSSPNPTVCPSTSTLNVVVTKTTTPYIVPINEFCTNAGIKNMSVTPSGGGWLPNTNNAVSSTGLLTCTNVPVPGLVVTYTVADGPCVNTNTTSLKVSQHYPVLFNGPVNSLCFNSSPFNLMSVLQSTAGGSWRDSTGVLGNKFYPSNLATGTYVATYHTTSWPTAGLCNETKTIAVSVLNPIVPVITQIATICNNASPIQMSVTPNTGHWTASPYLGSDGVLTPSLSSVGVNAVQYVVGTSTCNVQETKFINVEAFVPATIANKIPDLCNTSPIMNLLPLTLSSQGIWSGTGISGTSFNPAIAGSGSFILTHKTSSFPSGLCPDEAVVAVNVYSLAAPELKQIPTLCNNALPTQIQVSPVGGLFGGPDLGIVNLGGVFNPASAIIGDNVINYSITSGPCVAYAQTVIKVAKFISADLDKLPGPFCKNSEIVNLSSYVINPGGKWSVKAGAQGDGLLTGTSMFNPSLANEINTLEYRTSPAAPNEDLCPDTKEVVIEVKSAKALVLNSSAQGSCAPVEVTFNTPSTNSGEFIWTFDDGTEPLVEFNNNSGSHIFTKPGTYKIQLNYKDDVGCKSNSVTTNVVYVYEVPKADFTFPDEILVSDPQIQLTNLSTTLSDNKYSWKITGVAPVTVSDGLSPFVALTKSGKYQVTLIATSVNECRDEITKTIEVKNVFNVFIPNSFSPNFDGLNDYFMPTFTKEGLDMKSFEMEIFDRWGHSIFHTKDATAKGWDGSVQNKGEPLKEEVYIYRIKYKDMDGNAYNKMGHLSLVK
- a CDS encoding 2-oxoacid:acceptor oxidoreductase subunit alpha; protein product: MSLNTKSIEGQDGSVNQSGINNFVVRFANVNGTGSASANHLFTKAIFRMGIPVTPKNIFPSNIQGLPTWYEVRVSEKGYLGRREGIDLLVAVNPQSMQADVESVRSGGYLLYDSSKKLGQEFIREDINYIGVPLMNMCNENYTDPRQRQLFKNIIYVGALAALFNIDFKELENLLDEQFKGKEKLIPANIKALQLGENYIQKNFKFPLDLRVERRDILKDSILMDGNSACGIGAVYAGATVAAWYPITPSTSVVEAFMDYAATLRVDKTTGKRNVAIVQAEDELAAIGMVIGAGWNGARAFTATSGPGVSLMNEFLGLAYFAEIPAVLIDVQRTGPSTGMPTRTQQSDIMEAAYASHGDTKHILLFPSTPKECFDMTADSFDLAEELQTPIIIMTDLDLGMNDHVSQPLQWDDKRKYKRGKVLSAEDLEKIERFGRYHDVDNDGIPYRTYPGTHPTKGSYFTRGTSRDEYAVYTEDGNKYKQNMDRLMKKWETAKSLVHKPELYQEKNISENGVLFFGTSTYSVEEAMDDMKAQGISIDAIRITSFPFNKTVEDFIKSHKKVFVIEQNRDAQMKSLISIELQIDPNKLISVLNYDGLPITAHHIVQEITTNLFQNQKVK
- a CDS encoding FAD-dependent oxidoreductase; the protein is MKPTNIQDPEYFHKVVDCQHACPAHTPVPQYIRLIAEGKFSEAYMINWDSNVFPGVLGRTCDRPCEPACRRGRLKEEEPVAICRLKRVAADNKDDVKKMMPQAPFKSNGKKVALIGAGPASLTVARDLAPEGYEIHLYDQQKLGGGFMRSQIPAFRLPETVLNEEVNYILDLGIHTHFNDYVKSLKDILSGGYDAVFVGTGAPRGKDLELPGRKEGAANIHIGINWLGSVAFEHTSKIGKKVIVLGGGNTAMDCCRTARRLGGEQVKVLVRSPFSEMKASPWEKEDAQHEDIPIMDNHVPKTYVVENGVLKGMIFEKVKAVYEGGKRKLVPTGEAEVFVEADDVLIAIGQENSFPWIERDLGVDFDEWGMPIVNEKTFASTHPKIFFGGDAAWGPKNVITAVAHGHQAAISMHLMCQQKDQVTERPAPYVNLVSQKMGIHEWSYDSEVTNDSRYVVPQADKKLTLKNIKKEVELGFDLHTACNEAERCLNCDVQTVFTETKCIECDACMDVCPTACITFVENEESETDLRSKLKAPSIELSQDLYVSGTLPTKRVMVKDENVCLHCGLCAERCPTAAWDMQKFFYNVTKVGGTNVVKH